A part of Nocardioides sp. WS12 genomic DNA contains:
- a CDS encoding ABC transporter ATP-binding protein gives MATYPGQLTHPTLPTDTDVAVRATDLVRSFGERTILDSIDLTINRGEFVALIGRSGSGKSTLLRAVAGLDYDVAGSGELWAPQRVSLVFQDSRLLPWLRILDNVVLGQRGAARQRGREVLAEVGLAGREKAWPHELSGGEQQRAALARSLVSEPQLLLADEPFGALDALTRIKMHGLLRDLLSRHDPAVLLVTHDVDEAIHLADRVLVIDEGRFTLDLRIDLPEGHPPSHPGFQAYRSQLLAALGVIEDLPATASESSQENHA, from the coding sequence GTGGCGACGTACCCTGGCCAGCTGACCCATCCCACGCTCCCGACGGACACCGATGTGGCCGTCCGGGCCACCGATCTCGTCCGTTCCTTCGGTGAGCGCACCATCCTCGACAGCATCGACCTCACCATCAACCGGGGCGAGTTCGTCGCCTTGATCGGCCGCAGCGGGTCGGGCAAGTCCACGCTGTTGCGGGCGGTTGCCGGCCTCGACTACGACGTCGCCGGCTCCGGTGAGCTCTGGGCTCCGCAGCGGGTCTCCCTGGTCTTCCAGGACTCCAGACTCCTGCCCTGGCTGCGAATTCTCGACAACGTGGTCCTCGGTCAGCGCGGTGCAGCGCGCCAGCGCGGGCGTGAGGTGCTGGCCGAGGTCGGCCTCGCCGGTCGCGAGAAGGCCTGGCCGCACGAGCTGTCCGGTGGCGAGCAGCAGCGTGCTGCGCTGGCCCGTTCGCTGGTCAGCGAGCCGCAACTCCTGCTGGCCGACGAGCCGTTCGGTGCCCTCGACGCACTGACCCGGATCAAGATGCACGGGCTGCTGCGCGACCTGTTGAGCCGGCACGACCCCGCCGTCCTTCTCGTCACCCACGACGTCGACGAGGCCATCCACCTGGCCGATCGCGTCCTCGTGATTGACGAAGGCCGCTTCACGCTCGACCTCCGGATCGACCTCCCCGAGGGCCATCCGCCGAGCCACCCGGGCTTCCAGGCCTACCGCTCCCAGTTGCTGGCCGCCCTCGGCGTCATCGAGGACCTTCCGGCCACTGCATCCGAATCCAGCCAGGAGAACCACGCATGA
- a CDS encoding ABC transporter substrate-binding protein, whose translation MTTQSPLNQLNQLTQTARPGLQRRGFLSLAGGALLGMTALSACATADAGDVAKALKEPLATGAPKAGTSLKIAGRTTQLQLEAAGSAIDPLSFKVEEWINATGGPEVIQAFRAKAADVASNALIPPIQAHDIKLDTKVVAVLEKPKPTYVFATAPGTDIKSFADFKGKKLAFSQGQAQGVVLLRTLDTAGISYDDVELVALPSSDFLTALQGKQVDVAVLGGLDSAKYIDDYGRDGARAIKSEEVDLLTILWAPTAVLADDNNERAIQDYIRVWAQGQVWAWENSEKWKKHYYVDTEGLSPEDADKIWESTNEPLFPKKWDDAAAWGQQTIDLIAKGGFVKKFDADELFDRRFEGLAATFVDAKYTK comes from the coding sequence ATGACCACCCAGTCCCCGCTCAACCAGCTCAACCAGCTCACCCAGACCGCCCGTCCGGGCCTCCAGCGCCGCGGCTTCCTCAGCCTCGCCGGCGGTGCCCTCCTCGGCATGACCGCGCTGAGCGCCTGCGCCACCGCAGATGCCGGCGATGTCGCCAAGGCGCTGAAGGAGCCGCTGGCGACCGGCGCTCCCAAGGCCGGCACCAGCCTGAAGATCGCCGGGCGCACCACCCAGCTCCAGCTGGAGGCGGCGGGGTCCGCGATTGACCCGCTCAGCTTCAAGGTGGAGGAGTGGATCAACGCCACGGGTGGCCCGGAGGTCATCCAGGCGTTCCGCGCGAAGGCGGCCGACGTCGCCAGCAACGCCTTGATCCCGCCGATCCAGGCCCACGACATCAAGCTGGACACGAAGGTCGTGGCGGTGCTCGAGAAGCCCAAGCCGACGTACGTCTTCGCGACCGCCCCGGGCACCGACATCAAGAGCTTCGCCGACTTCAAGGGCAAGAAGCTCGCGTTCTCCCAGGGCCAGGCCCAGGGTGTCGTGCTGCTCCGCACCCTCGACACCGCCGGAATCTCGTACGACGACGTCGAGCTCGTCGCGCTGCCGAGCAGTGACTTCCTCACCGCGCTGCAGGGCAAGCAGGTCGACGTGGCGGTTCTCGGCGGCCTCGACTCAGCCAAGTACATCGACGATTACGGACGTGACGGGGCGCGGGCGATCAAGTCGGAGGAGGTCGACCTCCTCACGATCCTGTGGGCGCCGACCGCGGTGCTGGCCGACGACAACAACGAGCGGGCCATCCAGGACTACATCCGGGTCTGGGCGCAGGGCCAGGTCTGGGCGTGGGAGAACTCCGAGAAGTGGAAGAAGCACTACTACGTCGACACCGAGGGCCTCTCGCCCGAGGACGCGGACAAGATCTGGGAGTCCACCAACGAGCCGTTGTTCCCGAAGAAGTGGGACGACGCCGCGGCGTGGGGACAGCAGACGATCGACCTGATCGCCAAGGGCGGGTTCGTCAAGAAGTTCGACGCGGACGAGCTCTTCGACCGTCGTTTCGAGGGCCTCGCCGCCACCTTCGTCGACGCCAAGTACACGAAGTGA
- a CDS encoding calcium-binding protein, with the protein MTTSTAFRFAAKFALVGATAVVGLTATGTAAQAAPCSDGNIIVAKAGVTTYGTACADKIYGTSGNDTIFASGGDDEVLSGTGADTVYGGSGADEIYTGSGMDRVEGEAGNDFIMGGTENDVINGGAGDDIIRGEEGNDTLYSWAGVNVNDGSDDLYGGDGNDYLNGYEGSDWVEGQFGDDTIESHEVTPAYDHLVGGQGKDKFAVKDAIEHDQAHRDNVDVDNFDPAVTNKNAADTFH; encoded by the coding sequence ATGACCACCAGCACCGCCTTCCGCTTCGCCGCCAAGTTCGCTCTCGTCGGCGCCACCGCCGTCGTCGGCCTCACCGCCACCGGCACCGCAGCCCAGGCAGCCCCCTGCAGTGACGGCAACATCATCGTCGCGAAGGCCGGCGTCACCACGTACGGCACCGCGTGCGCCGACAAGATCTACGGCACCTCGGGCAACGACACGATCTTCGCCTCCGGTGGCGACGACGAGGTCCTCTCCGGCACCGGCGCGGACACCGTGTACGGCGGCAGCGGCGCTGACGAGATCTACACCGGCAGCGGCATGGACCGGGTCGAGGGCGAAGCCGGCAACGACTTCATCATGGGCGGCACCGAGAACGACGTCATCAACGGTGGCGCCGGCGACGACATCATCCGCGGCGAAGAGGGCAACGACACCCTCTACAGCTGGGCCGGCGTCAATGTGAACGACGGCTCCGACGACCTCTACGGCGGCGACGGCAACGACTACCTCAACGGGTACGAGGGCAGCGACTGGGTCGAGGGCCAGTTTGGCGACGACACCATCGAGTCGCACGAGGTCACCCCGGCCTACGACCACCTGGTCGGTGGTCAGGGCAAGGACAAGTTCGCCGTGAAGGACGCCATCGAGCACGACCAGGCTCACCGCGACAACGTGGACGTCGACAACTTCGACCCCGCGGTCACCAACAAGAACGCCGCGGACACCTTCCACTGA
- a CDS encoding LLM class flavin-dependent oxidoreductase gives MTATNREGQPRKHLHLNAFIMDVGHHEAAWRLPESDPYAIWDVEYYKNVARIAERGKLDSIFFADSPVQGNDPARRPPGKLEPTVLLTAIAGATEHIGLIATASTSYNEPFNLARRFASVDIASGGRVGWNIVTTAGAEAARNFGLDDVPLHKDRYDRADEFVDVVTKLWDSWDDHATIADKEGAVHTRKDKVRAINHRGRFFRVDGPLNSPRPPQGWPLLVQAGSSEDGKELAATWAEAVFTAQQTLEDSQAFYADLKQRTAGHGRSPDSIKILPGIVPVIGDTEAEARELEDQLERLINPEHQKRNLAKRFNIDPELLELDKPLPLDLLPMEDEIETAKSRYTLIVDLARRDNLTLRQLIARLGGGRGHRTFTGTPVQVADTIQHYFENGAADGFNIMPAVLPSGLEVFVDKVVPILQERGLFRTEYEGSTLRDRYGLERPANRVHQVSEESA, from the coding sequence ATGACCGCCACGAACCGCGAGGGCCAGCCCCGCAAGCACCTGCACCTGAACGCGTTCATCATGGACGTCGGCCACCACGAGGCGGCCTGGCGGCTGCCCGAGTCCGACCCCTACGCCATCTGGGACGTCGAGTACTACAAGAACGTCGCCCGGATTGCCGAGCGCGGCAAGCTCGACTCGATCTTCTTCGCCGACAGCCCGGTGCAGGGCAACGACCCGGCACGCCGGCCTCCGGGAAAGCTCGAGCCGACCGTGCTGCTGACCGCCATCGCCGGTGCAACCGAGCACATCGGCCTGATCGCGACGGCCTCGACGTCGTACAACGAGCCGTTCAACCTGGCGCGGCGGTTCGCCTCCGTCGACATCGCGTCCGGCGGCCGCGTCGGGTGGAATATCGTCACCACCGCTGGTGCCGAGGCCGCGCGGAACTTCGGTCTCGACGACGTACCGCTGCACAAGGACCGCTACGACCGCGCAGACGAGTTCGTCGACGTGGTCACGAAGCTGTGGGACAGCTGGGACGACCACGCCACCATCGCCGACAAGGAAGGTGCCGTCCACACCCGCAAGGACAAGGTCCGGGCGATCAACCACCGTGGCCGGTTCTTCCGAGTCGACGGTCCGCTCAACTCGCCGCGGCCGCCGCAGGGCTGGCCGCTCCTGGTGCAGGCCGGGTCGAGCGAGGACGGCAAGGAACTCGCCGCCACCTGGGCGGAGGCGGTCTTCACGGCGCAGCAGACCCTGGAGGACTCGCAGGCCTTCTACGCCGACCTCAAGCAGCGCACCGCCGGACACGGCCGCAGTCCCGACAGCATCAAGATCCTGCCCGGCATCGTCCCGGTCATCGGGGACACCGAGGCCGAGGCCCGCGAACTCGAGGACCAGCTGGAACGGCTGATCAACCCCGAGCACCAGAAGCGCAACCTGGCCAAGCGCTTCAACATCGACCCGGAACTCCTCGAACTCGACAAGCCCCTGCCGCTCGACCTCCTCCCGATGGAGGACGAGATCGAGACCGCGAAGAGTCGGTACACCCTCATCGTGGACCTCGCCCGCCGCGACAACCTGACGCTGCGCCAGCTGATCGCCCGCCTCGGCGGCGGTCGCGGGCACCGCACCTTCACCGGGACCCCGGTCCAGGTGGCCGACACCATCCAGCACTACTTCGAGAACGGTGCGGCCGACGGGTTCAACATCATGCCCGCCGTGCTGCCCTCCGGCCTCGAGGTGTTCGTCGACAAGGTGGTGCCGATCCTCCAGGAGCGTGGCCTGTTCCGCACCGAGTACGAAGGCAGCACGCTGCGCGACCGGTACGGCCTCGAGCGGCCCGCCAACCGGGTCCACCAGGTGTCCGAGGAGAGCGCCTGA
- a CDS encoding nitroreductase family deazaflavin-dependent oxidoreductase: MTLQGTYVPSSWDWVRDQVAEYEASGGAKANTLRGSKDPIVVITSVGAKSGNLRKNPVMRVEKDGVYVAVASKGGAPENPAWYDNFVAHPDIDLQDGPEAKSYRARIVEGDERAQWWDHAVATWPTYASYQEKTDRQIPVFVLEPVSN, from the coding sequence ATGACACTTCAAGGCACGTACGTTCCGAGCAGCTGGGATTGGGTTCGCGATCAGGTCGCGGAGTACGAGGCGTCCGGCGGCGCGAAGGCCAACACGTTGCGCGGCTCCAAGGACCCGATCGTCGTGATCACGTCCGTCGGGGCGAAGTCCGGCAACCTGCGCAAGAACCCGGTGATGCGGGTCGAGAAGGATGGCGTCTACGTCGCCGTCGCGTCGAAGGGCGGAGCGCCCGAGAACCCGGCCTGGTACGACAACTTCGTCGCTCACCCGGACATCGATCTCCAGGACGGGCCGGAGGCGAAGTCCTATCGCGCCAGGATCGTCGAGGGTGACGAGCGCGCGCAGTGGTGGGACCACGCGGTGGCCACCTGGCCGACGTACGCGTCGTACCAGGAGAAGACCGACCGGCAGATCCCGGTCTTCGTGCTGGAACCCGTCAGCAACTGA
- a CDS encoding 1,4-dihydroxy-2-naphthoyl-CoA synthase, which yields MSAIDGVSEIFDASQWDVVPGFEDLTDLTYHRAKEHGTVRIAFDRPDVLNAFRPNTVDELLRTLDHARMSADVGCVILTGNGPSAKNGKWAFCTGGDQRIRGKAGYQYEDKAIGAADTGAEEPSVIDKAKLARLHILECQRLIRFMPKIVICVVPGWAAGGGHSLHVVCDLTLASKEHARFKQTDADVGSFDGGYGSAYLAKMVGQKFAREIFFLAEEYTADEMHTMGAVNRVVEHAQLETVALDWGRKINGKSPTAQRMLKYSFNLLDDGLVGQQLFAGETTRLAYMTDEAQEGRDQFLEKREPDWSPYPWYY from the coding sequence ATGAGTGCCATCGACGGTGTCAGCGAGATCTTCGACGCGAGCCAGTGGGACGTCGTGCCCGGCTTCGAGGACCTGACCGACCTCACGTACCACCGCGCCAAGGAACACGGCACGGTCCGGATCGCCTTCGACCGGCCCGACGTGCTCAACGCGTTCCGCCCCAACACGGTCGACGAACTGCTGCGCACGCTGGACCACGCTCGGATGAGCGCCGACGTCGGTTGCGTGATCCTCACCGGCAACGGCCCGAGCGCCAAGAACGGCAAGTGGGCGTTCTGCACCGGCGGCGACCAGCGGATCCGCGGCAAGGCGGGTTACCAGTACGAGGACAAGGCGATCGGCGCTGCCGACACGGGGGCCGAGGAGCCCAGCGTCATCGACAAGGCCAAGCTGGCGCGGCTGCACATCCTGGAGTGCCAGCGGCTGATCCGGTTCATGCCGAAGATCGTCATCTGCGTGGTTCCCGGCTGGGCGGCCGGTGGCGGCCACTCGCTGCACGTCGTGTGCGACCTGACGCTCGCTTCGAAGGAGCACGCACGGTTCAAGCAGACCGATGCCGACGTCGGTTCCTTCGACGGTGGCTACGGCTCGGCGTACCTCGCCAAGATGGTCGGCCAGAAGTTCGCCCGCGAGATCTTCTTCCTCGCCGAGGAGTACACCGCCGACGAGATGCACACGATGGGCGCCGTCAACAGGGTCGTCGAGCACGCGCAGCTCGAGACCGTCGCCCTCGACTGGGGTCGCAAGATCAACGGCAAGAGCCCCACCGCGCAGCGGATGCTCAAGTACTCGTTCAACCTCCTCGACGACGGGCTCGTCGGCCAACAACTGTTCGCCGGCGAGACCACCCGCCTCGCGTACATGACCGACGAGGCCCAGGAGGGACGGGACCAGTTCCTCGAGAAGCGCGAGCCCGACTGGTCGCCGTACCCCTGGTACTACTGA
- a CDS encoding ABC transporter permease, with amino-acid sequence MTDTILARHPRSAEVVTPARQTRTHRAAATEHDLVQVKDRARKARLGRKRSIPGARLLGPLLIIVVWQLAASGGLLDPRLLTGPDVAARTGWTLIENGRLQENVLASLHRAMLGLALGVSAGVVLAIVGGLTRIGEAFVDGTLQVKRAIPNLALIPLLILWLGIGEEFKVAVVALGVLIPIYINTYGALVSIDNRYVELAETLRLTKLQYIRKVLIPGALPGFFLGFRLAVVGSWMALIVVETINATSGVGYMMAQAQLYAQSDIILVGLVVYGIFGFTSDSLVRLLERRVLSWRRTLAS; translated from the coding sequence ATGACTGACACGATTCTTGCCCGTCACCCGCGGTCCGCCGAGGTCGTCACGCCGGCCCGGCAGACCCGCACGCACCGCGCGGCCGCCACCGAACACGACCTCGTCCAGGTCAAGGACCGCGCCCGCAAGGCCCGGCTGGGTCGCAAGCGGTCCATCCCCGGCGCCCGGCTGCTGGGTCCGCTGCTGATCATCGTGGTCTGGCAGTTGGCGGCCTCTGGTGGTCTCCTCGATCCGCGGCTGCTCACCGGCCCGGACGTCGCCGCGCGAACCGGCTGGACGCTGATCGAGAACGGCCGGCTGCAGGAGAACGTCCTCGCGTCCTTGCACCGGGCGATGCTCGGTCTGGCGCTCGGCGTCAGCGCGGGCGTCGTCCTCGCCATCGTCGGCGGCCTGACCCGCATCGGTGAGGCGTTCGTCGACGGCACGCTGCAGGTCAAGCGCGCGATCCCCAACCTGGCGCTGATTCCGCTGCTCATCCTGTGGCTGGGCATCGGCGAGGAGTTCAAGGTCGCGGTGGTTGCGCTCGGCGTCCTCATCCCGATCTACATCAACACCTACGGCGCCCTGGTCAGCATCGACAACCGGTACGTCGAACTCGCCGAGACGCTGCGGCTGACCAAGCTGCAGTACATCCGCAAGGTGCTGATCCCCGGCGCCCTGCCCGGGTTCTTCCTCGGGTTCCGGCTCGCCGTGGTCGGTTCGTGGATGGCGTTGATCGTCGTGGAGACGATCAACGCGACCTCCGGAGTCGGCTACATGATGGCCCAGGCGCAGCTCTATGCGCAGTCCGACATCATCCTGGTCGGCCTCGTCGTCTACGGCATCTTCGGCTTCACGTCCGACTCCCTCGTCCGCCTTCTCGAGAGGAGGGTGCTGTCGTGGCGACGTACCCTGGCCAGCTGA
- a CDS encoding ROK family protein has protein sequence MTVDKTRTRRADLPAQARGRRATDITADVLRAVLDHGPVARSTAAKVAGYSAASMTGVANLLIDKGLLREAPEAAGPPGVGRPHVPLTIDTKSTAVVGVHLAVPRFTLALLDLRGRVLLEHKHEYDDLDPDVALTQVARSVRGLLADVEDRRILGIGVATGGWVDAARGVVVEHPLLGWADVPVRDRLVAEIGLPVAIDGHSRALVRAEQLFGAHVDRARSSIVQLFVGNVVDVAFATAGSVQQGPRSAAGAVAHLKIDDSTEPCACGKVGCFEAAVSERTLVRRALDNGAIDRPVFRDLLAAASAGDPRAVALLEERARLVGRAAAILLDLFDPDLLTVVEAGERLLPHCRAVLRAEVAAGSTAGAGSGQVVAGTSFPDHVLATAGGAVILDRIYASPTAVPGRFSRAS, from the coding sequence ATGACCGTGGACAAGACCCGCACCCGCCGAGCCGACCTCCCGGCTCAAGCGCGAGGCCGTCGCGCAACGGACATCACCGCCGACGTACTGCGTGCGGTCCTCGATCACGGTCCCGTCGCACGGAGTACGGCGGCGAAGGTGGCCGGCTATTCGGCGGCCTCGATGACCGGCGTCGCGAACCTCCTCATCGACAAGGGCCTGCTGCGCGAGGCGCCCGAGGCGGCTGGACCGCCCGGCGTCGGTCGCCCGCACGTTCCACTCACGATCGACACCAAGTCGACGGCTGTCGTCGGTGTCCACCTCGCCGTTCCCCGTTTCACGCTGGCCCTGCTGGACCTGCGGGGCCGGGTCCTCCTCGAGCACAAGCACGAGTACGACGACCTCGACCCGGATGTCGCCCTCACGCAGGTCGCGCGGTCGGTCCGCGGGTTGCTCGCCGACGTGGAGGACCGCCGCATCCTGGGGATCGGCGTCGCGACCGGCGGCTGGGTGGATGCCGCGCGCGGCGTGGTCGTCGAGCACCCGCTCCTCGGCTGGGCCGACGTGCCGGTGCGGGACCGGCTTGTTGCGGAGATCGGACTGCCTGTCGCGATCGACGGCCACTCGCGGGCACTGGTCCGGGCCGAGCAGCTCTTCGGCGCGCACGTGGACCGGGCGCGCTCCAGCATCGTCCAGCTCTTCGTCGGCAATGTCGTCGATGTCGCCTTCGCGACCGCGGGCAGCGTCCAGCAGGGTCCGCGGTCCGCGGCGGGTGCGGTGGCCCACCTCAAGATCGATGACAGCACCGAACCGTGCGCGTGCGGGAAGGTCGGCTGCTTCGAGGCGGCCGTCTCCGAGCGCACCCTCGTCCGCCGGGCGCTCGACAACGGCGCCATCGACCGGCCGGTGTTCCGCGACCTGCTGGCGGCCGCGTCCGCCGGTGACCCGAGGGCCGTCGCGCTCCTCGAGGAGCGGGCCCGCCTGGTCGGTCGCGCTGCCGCGATCCTCCTGGACCTCTTCGACCCCGACCTGCTCACCGTGGTGGAGGCGGGGGAGCGGTTGTTGCCGCACTGCCGCGCCGTGTTGCGAGCCGAAGTGGCCGCCGGATCCACGGCGGGTGCGGGTTCCGGGCAGGTTGTCGCCGGCACCAGTTTCCCTGACCACGTCCTCGCGACGGCGGGTGGTGCGGTGATCCTGGACCGCATCTATGCGTCGCCGACCGCCGTTCCTGGTCGCTTCTCGCGGGCGTCCTGA
- a CDS encoding LLM class flavin-dependent oxidoreductase, with product MSKGETYGSQRQLHFNLFIHDTGHHEASWRLPESDPHANLDLAYFQNLARIAEDAKFDSLFLADGPVLFGDPGRRPSGRLEPTVLLTALGVSTSRIGLIATASTSYNEPYNLARRFASVDHLSGGRAGWNIVTTAGDAAARNFGLEGQPLHKDRYARAAEFLEVSTKLWDSWADDAIVADKERGVHAEAEKVRAIGHRGRYFEVEGALNVPRSPQGYPLLVQAGSSEDGKDFAARWAEAVFTAQPTIEEGQAFYADVKKRAVDFGRDPDHVKILPGIVPVIGSTDREARELEEELDRLIAPEYARKQLATLLRVEPEQLAFDQQLPADLPPEDEIEGSKSRYTLIVELARREQLTVRQLIGRLGGGRGHRTFTGTPARVADTIEHWFKSGAADGFNIMPAVLPSGLEVFVAEVVPILQERGLFRTDYTGTTLREHYGLPRPSNQFLTAGIAEAAS from the coding sequence ATGAGCAAGGGCGAAACCTACGGCTCGCAGCGCCAACTGCACTTCAACCTGTTCATCCACGACACCGGACACCACGAGGCATCGTGGCGGCTGCCGGAGTCCGACCCCCACGCGAACCTGGACCTGGCCTACTTCCAGAACCTCGCGCGGATCGCGGAGGACGCGAAGTTCGACTCGCTCTTCCTCGCGGACGGCCCGGTGCTGTTCGGCGACCCCGGGCGGCGTCCGTCCGGTCGGCTCGAACCGACGGTGCTGCTGACGGCGCTCGGTGTCAGCACCAGCCGGATCGGTCTGATCGCGACCGCCTCGACGTCGTACAACGAGCCCTACAACCTGGCCCGGCGTTTCGCCTCGGTCGACCACCTCTCGGGTGGTCGAGCGGGCTGGAACATCGTGACCACCGCTGGTGACGCGGCGGCCCGCAACTTCGGGTTGGAGGGGCAGCCGCTGCACAAGGATCGGTATGCGCGGGCGGCCGAGTTCCTGGAGGTGTCCACCAAGCTCTGGGACTCCTGGGCCGACGACGCGATCGTCGCCGACAAGGAGCGCGGCGTGCACGCCGAGGCCGAGAAGGTCCGGGCGATCGGTCACCGCGGCCGGTACTTCGAGGTCGAGGGTGCGCTCAACGTGCCGCGCAGCCCGCAGGGCTACCCGCTGCTCGTCCAGGCCGGCTCCAGTGAGGACGGCAAGGACTTCGCGGCCCGCTGGGCCGAGGCGGTCTTCACCGCGCAACCGACGATCGAGGAGGGCCAGGCCTTCTATGCCGACGTGAAGAAGCGGGCGGTCGACTTCGGGCGAGACCCCGACCACGTCAAGATCCTGCCGGGCATCGTCCCCGTCATCGGATCGACCGACCGCGAGGCCCGCGAGCTCGAGGAGGAGTTGGACCGGCTGATCGCGCCGGAGTACGCCCGCAAGCAGCTCGCCACCCTGCTTCGCGTCGAACCCGAGCAGCTGGCGTTCGACCAGCAGTTGCCTGCCGACCTCCCGCCGGAGGACGAGATCGAGGGCTCGAAGAGCCGTTACACGCTGATCGTCGAGCTCGCTCGCCGCGAGCAGCTGACGGTGCGCCAGTTGATCGGCCGCCTGGGTGGTGGCCGCGGCCACCGCACCTTCACCGGTACGCCGGCCCGGGTGGCCGACACGATCGAGCACTGGTTCAAGAGCGGCGCGGCCGACGGCTTCAACATCATGCCGGCGGTGCTGCCCTCGGGCCTCGAGGTGTTCGTCGCGGAGGTGGTCCCGATCCTTCAGGAGCGTGGGCTCTTCCGGACCGACTACACCGGTACGACGCTGCGGGAGCACTACGGACTGCCGCGACCGTCGAACCAGTTCCTGACCGCCGGCATCGCGGAGGCCGCCTCGTGA
- a CDS encoding ACT domain-containing protein codes for MPFLLRVLLPDVPGSLGRVATAIGMAGGDIEAIEIVEKRDDGTAVDDVLLELQQGMMPDSVVSACTSIEGVEVLWISRYPAGGSLVMDLEAVEELTASPESAYEKLIDLLPATFRVDWGARVHRAKGVVYGTGAAPDEFEFIEIETPQRLESPEDEVTLFAAARLDGNEIVVVGRRGGPEFADSEIARLGHLCGLAVTIANA; via the coding sequence ATGCCGTTCCTGTTGCGCGTACTGCTGCCCGACGTCCCCGGTTCGCTGGGTCGCGTCGCGACGGCGATCGGTATGGCCGGGGGCGACATCGAGGCGATCGAGATCGTCGAGAAGCGTGACGACGGCACCGCAGTCGACGATGTGCTACTCGAGTTGCAGCAGGGCATGATGCCCGATTCGGTGGTGTCGGCGTGCACCTCGATCGAGGGTGTCGAGGTGTTGTGGATCAGTCGCTATCCCGCCGGCGGCAGTCTCGTGATGGACCTCGAAGCGGTCGAGGAACTCACCGCCTCGCCCGAGTCGGCGTACGAGAAACTGATCGATCTGCTCCCCGCGACCTTTCGGGTCGACTGGGGCGCACGCGTCCATCGCGCCAAGGGCGTCGTCTATGGCACGGGTGCCGCGCCGGACGAGTTCGAGTTCATCGAGATCGAGACCCCGCAGCGCCTGGAGTCCCCCGAGGACGAGGTCACCCTCTTCGCGGCTGCCCGCCTCGACGGCAACGAGATCGTCGTCGTCGGCCGCCGGGGCGGTCCCGAGTTCGCGGACTCCGAGATCGCCCGACTCGGCCACCTGTGTGGCCTCGCCGTGACGATCGCGAACGCCTGA
- a CDS encoding flavin reductase family protein, with translation MSILSTDPIGSGLIDVPTFRRTFRNHPAGVVVITLDAGNGPAGFTATSLTSLSADPPLVSFGINTRSSSWPHVRDGSTAVVHFLGAEHEAVARTFATSGIDRFAGSDWNRLPTGEPVLAENAGWLRVRFQRQLPTGDSRLVVALVEEARIPDGDTTADGSRLLYRDGAYHSL, from the coding sequence ATGTCCATCCTTTCCACCGACCCGATCGGCTCCGGCCTGATCGACGTCCCCACCTTCCGGCGGACCTTCCGCAACCATCCCGCCGGCGTCGTGGTGATCACCCTCGACGCCGGCAACGGACCGGCCGGCTTCACCGCGACGTCCCTGACCTCGCTCTCCGCAGACCCGCCGCTGGTCAGCTTCGGCATCAACACCCGCTCGTCGAGCTGGCCACACGTCCGTGACGGCAGTACGGCGGTCGTCCATTTCCTGGGTGCCGAACACGAGGCCGTCGCCCGGACCTTCGCGACGAGCGGCATCGACCGCTTCGCCGGGTCCGATTGGAACCGGCTGCCGACGGGCGAGCCGGTCCTGGCGGAGAACGCCGGCTGGCTCCGCGTCCGGTTCCAGCGCCAGCTCCCGACCGGCGACTCCCGCCTCGTCGTCGCGCTCGTGGAGGAGGCACGGATCCCGGACGGCGACACGACCGCCGACGGATCCCGCCTGCTCTACCGCGACGGCGCCTACCACTCCCTCTGA